The region GTGTATGTAAAGTATCATCCGTAATTCCAGCCTAGAGACATATTTGTAATATgagatattgaaatttattttaatttcatgaTTTACCTCTGGTACCGCCAATGTGCCAGTGTTCCCAGACTCCACTGCCCTCCTAAAAGTTTCTTCGAAAGGATTTACATTCTGTAAATCTTGGAATAGGCCAACTTCCTCACAGTTTCGAATGAAACGTGTTGGCGTTGGTGTTTGATCTGCTGCAAAATGTATAGACATCTCTTATTTACTTGTCCCTATGTTTGAAATATAATTCAATGATTAAACTTATTTCAATTACAACCTACCAACAAAACTGCCATTCTTGGAACTATTTCCAAGATTTAACATCATATCATGTTTCTTCTTATGAACTGATAACTGATCCTCATTTGCAAAACTCTGTAGAATAAGTGAAATATGATTAAATGATATATTCAAACAATCAGAAATTCTTGTTCTTCTTTCAATACAAGGAAGAATTATAATTTACAATGAAATATATCAAGACGACAAAATGCTTACTACTTCtaacataaatatatagatatttttATTACCATATTGCAACCGGATGAGGAGCAAGCAAAAATTTTCTCATTGTGTGCCATTATTAATCACTATTTTATGACAACGGTTCACAGGTGGTACGATACAACAGAAAAACGAAGCCTAGAAGGTTGTGGCACAGCACGATTCGCCAGAAGGCACCATTCTTTTGGATACTTTTATATAAATCATACATATTTTTGCTTAGTGTTGGTTCTTTTATACTTTTCAAGTCATTCAGAAGCAAATACGTGGGAAAGAACAATACACACAGTTCCCAAAAATGTTTTGACACAACGACTCATATCAGCTGTTTCAACGTTAGATGAACAGTCTTTCATTGTAAAAAGATAGAGCGGCAGATGGTAGGTTGCATAATTTGTATCTAGGGACATTTTACTACTTGCTTGCAGAGATGAGTAGGAAGGTTGCTAATGGCATGAGAGAAATTCAACTAAAAGTACTCTCCACGTATTACCGTCTCTTGCATTAAACGGTGGTTTTCGATCAAACTATACCCACATTTTTTTCTCCGATGATTTTAGTGGGAGTAACATGCGAATACACATGAATGGTCGAAATAGATATGCGTACCGGGTCTACGGAAAGTAGACGCTTAATGACAATTTGAAAACGAATGACATTTTGATCGCCAGTCGCTTGATCGCTCCATCAAGCAACGGaatcaaattttgataaaattacgCAATTACGTAAATTACTATACAGAGAATCATGAACTTATTGTAAAATTGTACGATTATCGTAAATTTGCAAATTGCAGTCAATAAATCAATCTCATTTTGCAAATGAACAAAGCGTTTAATTGTTGAAAATCCTTGCAGCATCCACCATCCTCAAACATTGTTGTTCTCTTTTTCCATCACCGTTCGTACTGTCTGTCCTTGCCGCACattattcctttttatttctattgctGTTCGTGTCATCCGTTCTTATCGCATATTATTCCTCTTTCGTTCTATTGTCGTTCATCCAGTCCATATTATTCGTACATTGTCGTCCTCTCTTTCCATTGCTGTTCGTATCGACTGTCGCTGTTGTACactgtctctctctttttctattgCCTATTTTCTATTGTTTACGAGTAGCGTAGACTGTATGGACGGCtatagaaagagaaaggaatAGTATGTAAAGGAATAAGCGATACGAATGACAATAGAACGAGAAGGAGATAGTGAAAACACGCGTGGACGAGAAAGAGGTTTAGGAACGTCCCCGAACTGATAGAGACGCGTGAAAACGCTCGTAATTGGGTGGTGTTGTGTGAGAAGGGTCGGAAGCTGGCATATAGACATTTTCCCATCAAGAGCACCGGAAAAGAAATATGTGTATAGTTGACCGCTAGAGTCTGATGCTAGTCTGCCTGCTTGATTAAACAAGAACAGACGGGCAGTGTTCTCTATCCATTTCTATATCGCATCCACTTACACGATAACATATGACTTGCGTACTTTATCTTTGCTATGACCTTTATATCTCTATGATTACTTTTAAATCACGTTTAATTTGTTTGTGGTTCCAAAGTGAGTCTAGTGTTTTTTGTGGTGCATAGGTTGGTGATCTTTTTTAGTTACCTACCATGCTATGTTGTGGTTATGTATTTGCATTTAACAATATTATAAATGGAAAATACAATGTAAAAGAAACGTGTCGAACAAACTGAAAATATTAAGATACCAAATATATTAGAATTTTGAACAGAGgtgctattttttaaatactgaGGCAATATTTAAAATCAGAAAGAAGTTTGAGGTTAAAAAATTTAGAACGTAACATTTTTTAAAGCAAATacagtcaaatattttttaacggaGTAAGGTCTATATAACCGTTGTGAAGATGCAAGTGTGTAGGAGAATCTCAACATTATTGTTGTCACGTAAGTTTTACTGCAATTATTTCCTTCCtaaaatatttcgtttttaCTAATTTGCATTATTTTATAGCACATTGTGTGTTTAAGTCGGTACCAGCAGCCGGAGTAAAATCTTATTCATTACCGCCTGACTTTAGTGgtatttgaaattattaatttgttacaaaatagaacaaaaataggtgtatatgtattattaataaataactaTTTTTCATAGATGTTGAATTTCCTGATCGTATGAAGCTCAAAGTTATATCGAGAGCACCTAACTACCCACCTCATATACGCCCTTTTAAAACACAAAAAAGATTGAGACTAATGCGAGGTCCAGAAGAATATCATAATACCCTTCTACACAGACAATATGGCATAATAGTAAAGGAATAAACAGTAAAATTGAAAAACTGTATATGTGTTTAATTAAACATAAAGATGTGAATTTTTTCAGGCAACAGGTGGTGGCAGACTGAAATACAACAATTTTGAAATGATCCGTATGACAATTTTGAGAAATGTAGATTACAGTAAAGTATTTGCAATTTGGAGAGTACCTACTCCTTGGCAACCTATTACTAAGAAGGTAatgaatatgaaataatatttgaagatgctaattttaacttatacACAATATAGGGCCATGGAGTACGGATGGGTTGTGGTAAAGGAAGTATAGATCATTATGCTACTCCAATAAAAGCAGGACAAGTTATTATAGAAGTTGGAGGAGAGATTGAATATTTCGAGGTATtgacaaaattttattgtaatCTTTCGACTTGTTATCGATCGTTAACATTTTGACATAGCACGCGATATTACAAATAACCTTTTTAGGTTAAAcgcgttttaaaaaatattgcgAAAAGGTTGCCATGTACTGCTATGGCAGTTAGTCAAGAAATTATGGATAAAATGGCAGAGAACAAGGAAAAAATGGAAAGAGAAAATCAAAACCCATGGAATTGGAAATATATCATTCAGAATAATATGCTTGGTTGCCATAAATGGATCTCAAAATATGACAGGCGATGGTTCAACGAGTATGTTTAATTTAAGATGTATATAGCTGTAAATATACAGTGTTTAAAACACTCAAATGTCTCTTTAATTTTTGTAACTTCTCgtgtttgtttatttttttttctaatcATTATGTTATAGCCAATCATTATTAGAGAATAGGACGAGTTATATATCAATCaagtatatatctataaatgaGGAACAAATAAAAATCGTGGTATACGAATTAtcgttttcgtttctttctttttcatctaATTGTAAGAAACCATTTTCGACGTGTAACGTGCTATTACTTACCTTGTGTAACTAGAATTAGTATGTGCATTCGTTAACGATGGACAGGATTGAAGTAGAATTCGAGCAATACCGATTTGTTAcaattacaatattttatatatctttgatGACGGTTTGGTGGTAACAACAGGTAAATACTACATATTGTACATTGAGTAGGCGATAGTCGTATCTTATTGTTTAATTAGCGTATCGGTTACGCCGATGCCGATGGCGATGGCGACGTCCACCACGACGGCAACCCCAAA is a window of Bombus affinis isolate iyBomAffi1 chromosome 12, iyBomAffi1.2, whole genome shotgun sequence DNA encoding:
- the LOC126922731 gene encoding 39S ribosomal protein L16, mitochondrial, with the translated sequence MQVCRRISTLLLSPHCVFKSVPAAGVKSYSLPPDFSDVEFPDRMKLKVISRAPNYPPHIRPFKTQKRLRLMRGPEEYHNTLLHRQYGIIATGGGRLKYNNFEMIRMTILRNVDYSKVFAIWRVPTPWQPITKKGHGVRMGCGKGSIDHYATPIKAGQVIIEVGGEIEYFEVKRVLKNIAKRLPCTAMAVSQEIMDKMAENKEKMERENQNPWNWKYIIQNNMLGCHKWISKYDRRWFNEYV